From a single Aggregatilinea lenta genomic region:
- the proS gene encoding proline--tRNA ligase, with product MSQQGVTPQSEDFSRWYTDVVQKADLADYSPVRGCMIIKPYGYELWEGVKGGLDRRFKETGHQNAYFPLFIPESFLKKEAEHVEGFAPELAVVTIGGGKVLEEPLVVRPTSETIIGWAFQKWIQSHRDLPLLINQWANVVRWELRTRLFLRTMEFLWQEGHTAHATHEDSRAETMQMLDVYTDFAVNDAAIPVIPGRKSNQERFAGALFSYSIEAMMRDGKALQAGTSHDLGQNFARAFDIQFTDENNELQHCWTTSWGVSTRMVGAIVMTHGDDQGLRLPPKMAPIQVVVVPIFRKEEEQGPVMEAVTRLAADLRAAGVRVHVDTRDTLSPGFKFNDWEMRGVPLRMEVGPKDVANNTVALARRDVPGKAGKSFVAQEGLAATVITLLDEIQASLLQQATEFRDSHLHEVSSYDDLVSVVRGDEWALAWFCGGADCEAKVKEDTSANSRNFPTHQPHPGETGKCAICGGDAAEMAYFAKAY from the coding sequence GTGTCACAGCAGGGTGTCACCCCCCAGAGCGAAGATTTTTCCCGGTGGTATACCGATGTCGTGCAGAAGGCGGATCTGGCCGATTACTCGCCGGTGCGCGGCTGCATGATCATCAAGCCCTACGGCTACGAGCTGTGGGAAGGCGTGAAAGGCGGGCTGGATCGCCGCTTTAAGGAAACCGGCCACCAGAACGCGTACTTCCCGCTGTTCATCCCCGAAAGCTTCCTGAAGAAGGAAGCCGAGCACGTCGAGGGCTTTGCGCCGGAGCTGGCGGTGGTGACCATTGGCGGCGGCAAGGTGCTGGAGGAGCCGCTGGTCGTGCGCCCTACCTCGGAGACGATCATCGGCTGGGCGTTCCAGAAATGGATCCAGTCGCACCGCGACCTGCCGCTGCTGATCAATCAGTGGGCCAACGTGGTGCGCTGGGAGCTGCGCACGCGCCTGTTCCTGCGCACGATGGAATTCCTGTGGCAGGAGGGGCATACCGCCCACGCCACGCACGAGGATTCCCGCGCCGAGACGATGCAGATGCTCGACGTGTACACCGATTTTGCCGTGAATGACGCGGCGATCCCGGTCATTCCGGGCCGCAAGAGCAACCAGGAGCGCTTTGCGGGCGCGCTGTTCAGCTACAGCATCGAAGCAATGATGCGCGATGGCAAGGCCCTGCAAGCGGGAACCAGCCACGACCTCGGCCAGAACTTCGCCAGGGCGTTCGATATCCAGTTCACGGACGAGAACAACGAGCTTCAGCACTGCTGGACGACCTCCTGGGGCGTCAGCACGCGTATGGTCGGCGCGATTGTTATGACGCACGGCGACGACCAGGGCCTGCGCCTGCCGCCCAAGATGGCCCCGATTCAGGTGGTCGTGGTGCCGATCTTCCGCAAGGAAGAGGAGCAGGGGCCGGTGATGGAAGCGGTCACGCGGCTGGCGGCGGACCTGCGCGCGGCGGGGGTGCGCGTGCACGTGGATACCCGTGATACCCTCTCCCCCGGCTTCAAGTTCAATGACTGGGAGATGCGCGGCGTGCCACTGCGCATGGAAGTGGGGCCGAAGGACGTCGCCAATAACACCGTGGCGCTGGCGCGCCGCGACGTGCCCGGCAAGGCGGGGAAGTCGTTCGTGGCGCAGGAGGGCCTCGCCGCGACCGTGATCACGCTGCTGGACGAGATCCAGGCCAGCCTGCTCCAGCAGGCGACCGAGTTCCGTGACAGCCACCTGCACGAGGTCAGCAGCTATGACGATCTGGTGAGCGTCGTGCGCGGCGACGAGTGGGCGCTGGCGTGGTTCTGCGGCGGCGCGGACTGCGAGGCGAAGGTCAAGGAAGACACCAGCGCTAACAGCCGCAACTTCCCGACGCACCAGCCGCACCCTGGCGAAACGGGCAAATGCGCGATCTGCGGCGGCGACGCGGCGGAAATGGCGTATTTCGCCAAGGCGTATTAG
- a CDS encoding undecaprenyl-phosphate glucose phosphotransferase, which produces MARFDAGLTDRGKLESRNSHRLRGALHTSLFLIDGLMLALAFLLGYIARARLPLPALPVNPPSFTSYVPMMLVHVTSVLLVFYFARMYHMRRMVSRFDESYAIAQNVSIGTFLAVAIETLAFKNSGFELDYPRGVIIYAWVFGIVLTIAGRGFYRQSLLHLRQVGVGRDNVLIIGSGDVARTIAEKIRWSPQLGYNIIGAVNGAPGGKVGEVPIIGTTGQLPELIDEYAVDEVIIALPEASHGELVHLINKCQRGKVNIKIYPDIFAYMAGGLTVDDLNGLPLLSVRDVALRGWKLSLKRGMDIFGAFVGLVFLSPMLVLTAIAIKLESPGPVFFCQERMGLDGRPFPLIKFRTMRSDAERNGPGWTVQGDPRVTRIGRLMRKTNWDEIVNLINVFYGQMSLVGPRPEQPYYVERFREYIPRYMERHREKAGMTGWAQVNGLRGDTSILERTKYDLWYVENWSLWLDIKIVLRTIFQTITRRSRNAM; this is translated from the coding sequence GTGGCACGATTTGACGCAGGCCTCACGGATCGGGGTAAGCTAGAGTCCCGGAACAGCCACCGCCTACGCGGGGCGCTGCATACTTCCCTGTTTCTGATCGACGGGCTGATGCTCGCGTTGGCCTTTCTGTTGGGCTATATCGCGCGTGCGCGCCTGCCGCTGCCCGCGCTGCCGGTCAATCCACCCTCGTTCACCAGCTACGTTCCCATGATGCTCGTGCACGTGACGAGCGTGCTGCTCGTGTTTTACTTCGCGCGCATGTACCACATGCGGCGTATGGTCAGCCGCTTCGACGAAAGCTACGCCATCGCGCAGAACGTGTCCATCGGCACCTTCCTGGCCGTCGCCATCGAGACGCTGGCGTTCAAGAACAGCGGCTTCGAGCTGGACTATCCGCGCGGCGTGATCATTTATGCCTGGGTGTTCGGCATCGTGCTGACCATCGCCGGACGCGGCTTCTATCGCCAGTCGCTGCTGCACCTGCGGCAGGTCGGGGTGGGGCGCGACAACGTGCTGATCATCGGCTCCGGCGACGTGGCGCGTACCATCGCGGAAAAGATCCGCTGGTCGCCGCAGCTCGGCTACAACATCATCGGCGCGGTGAACGGTGCGCCCGGTGGCAAGGTGGGCGAGGTGCCGATTATCGGCACAACCGGGCAGCTGCCGGAGCTGATCGACGAGTACGCCGTGGACGAGGTGATAATCGCCCTGCCGGAAGCCTCGCACGGGGAGCTGGTGCACCTGATCAACAAGTGCCAGCGCGGCAAAGTCAACATCAAGATTTACCCGGACATCTTCGCATACATGGCGGGCGGCCTGACTGTAGACGACCTCAACGGGCTGCCGCTGCTTTCCGTGCGTGACGTGGCGCTGCGCGGCTGGAAGCTGAGCCTCAAGCGCGGTATGGACATCTTCGGCGCGTTCGTCGGGTTGGTGTTCCTCAGCCCGATGCTGGTGCTGACCGCGATCGCGATCAAGCTCGAATCGCCGGGGCCGGTGTTCTTCTGCCAGGAGCGCATGGGCCTGGACGGTCGCCCCTTCCCCCTGATCAAGTTCCGCACCATGCGCAGCGACGCCGAGCGTAACGGGCCGGGCTGGACGGTCCAGGGCGACCCGCGCGTGACGCGCATCGGGCGGCTGATGCGCAAGACCAACTGGGACGAGATCGTCAACCTGATCAACGTCTTCTACGGGCAGATGAGCCTCGTCGGGCCGCGCCCGGAGCAGCCCTACTACGTCGAGCGCTTCCGTGAATACATCCCCCGTTACATGGAACGCCACCGCGAAAAGGCCGGGATGACCGGCTGGGCGCAGGTCAACGGCCTGCGCGGCGACACCTCGATTTTGGAGCGTACCAAGTACGACCTGTGGTACGTCGAGAACTGGTCGCTGTGGCTGGACATCAAGATCGTGCTGCGCACGATCTTCCAGACGATCACGCGCCGCAGCCGCAACGCGATGTAA
- a CDS encoding glycosyltransferase family 2 protein encodes MAPDLGIVIVNWNTRDLLRDCLRSVAASKSVTVRTVVVDNASADASAEMVRDEFPDVTLIASPTNDGFPVANNKGLRLLGFEQNGNDDAPRYALVLNPDTVLPPSALRDMVDYMDGQPAVGIAGPKLVLLDGSLDYACRRSFPTPEISFYRMVGLSKLFPHSRRFGRYNLTYLDPGVETEVDSVVGAFMMVRRAAIQQAGLFDETFFMYGEDLDWAYRIKQAGWTVMYNPAVTVTHVKRAASRQSRRAQNEFYRAMLIFYRKHYRATTPWWLHSLILAGLVLKGGRPLWHDLTQASRIGVS; translated from the coding sequence ATGGCGCCAGACCTGGGCATTGTCATCGTCAACTGGAACACGCGCGACCTGCTGCGCGACTGTTTGCGCTCTGTCGCCGCGTCCAAAAGCGTGACGGTGCGCACGGTGGTGGTCGATAACGCCTCCGCTGATGCCAGCGCCGAGATGGTCCGCGATGAATTCCCCGATGTGACCCTGATCGCAAGCCCGACCAATGACGGCTTCCCGGTGGCGAACAACAAGGGCTTGCGCCTGCTCGGCTTCGAGCAGAACGGGAACGACGACGCGCCGCGTTACGCGCTGGTGCTCAACCCCGACACGGTGCTGCCGCCGTCCGCGCTGCGCGACATGGTGGATTATATGGATGGGCAGCCTGCGGTCGGTATCGCGGGGCCGAAGCTGGTGCTGTTGGACGGCAGCCTGGATTACGCGTGCCGCCGCAGCTTCCCGACCCCGGAGATCAGCTTTTACCGCATGGTCGGCCTCTCGAAGCTGTTCCCGCACAGCCGCCGGTTTGGCCGCTATAATCTGACCTACCTCGATCCCGGCGTGGAAACCGAAGTCGACTCGGTTGTCGGGGCGTTTATGATGGTTCGCCGGGCCGCGATTCAGCAGGCCGGGCTATTCGACGAAACGTTTTTCATGTATGGAGAAGATCTCGATTGGGCGTATCGGATCAAGCAAGCCGGGTGGACAGTGATGTACAACCCCGCCGTGACCGTGACGCACGTCAAACGCGCAGCCAGCCGGCAGTCGCGCCGGGCGCAGAACGAGTTCTACCGGGCGATGCTGATCTTCTACCGGAAGCACTACCGCGCGACGACACCCTGGTGGCTGCACAGCCTGATTCTGGCGGGTCTGGTCCTGAAGGGGGGACGCCCGCTGTGGCACGATTTGACGCAGGCCTCACGGATCGGGGTAAGCTAG
- a CDS encoding nucleotide pyrophosphohydrolase, which yields MDIAELTQRMNDFVRSKGWYAPDSPRPQTPRNIATSISIEAAEVLEHFQWNGEIADRDALAGELADVALYLLQLASVSDIDLERAILDKLDVNYGRTWDE from the coding sequence ATGGACATCGCCGAACTCACGCAGCGAATGAACGACTTTGTGCGCAGTAAAGGCTGGTATGCGCCGGACAGCCCGCGTCCGCAGACGCCGCGCAACATCGCCACCTCGATCAGCATCGAGGCGGCGGAAGTTCTGGAACACTTCCAGTGGAATGGGGAGATCGCGGATCGGGACGCGCTGGCGGGCGAGCTGGCCGACGTCGCGCTGTATTTGCTGCAACTGGCGAGCGTCAGCGACATCGACCTGGAGCGCGCGATCCTCGACAAGCTGGACGTGAACTACGGGCGCACGTGGGACGAATAG
- a CDS encoding type II toxin-antitoxin system death-on-curing family toxin: MGRTGKTLSVSQIVEINRRMIREFGGVFFEGDSNLANSGSLEHILDAVEGTLFGEPLYTDIYQQAAAIAWRIIVGHIFHDGNKRTGMEACRLYLDLSGYVMHMDREVIDVALQIAKREIEFEAFIEWLAERTSERTE, encoded by the coding sequence ATGGGAAGAACTGGCAAAACACTGAGCGTAAGCCAGATCGTCGAAATTAACCGCCGAATGATCCGAGAGTTCGGCGGTGTGTTTTTTGAGGGCGACTCGAATCTGGCAAATTCCGGTTCCCTCGAACATATCCTGGACGCGGTCGAGGGCACATTGTTCGGGGAGCCACTTTACACCGACATTTACCAACAAGCAGCCGCCATTGCCTGGCGCATCATCGTCGGGCATATCTTCCACGATGGCAATAAGCGTACTGGAATGGAAGCCTGCCGACTCTATCTTGATCTAAGTGGATACGTCATGCATATGGATCGGGAAGTGATCGATGTAGCGCTACAAATAGCCAAACGGGAAATAGAGTTCGAAGCGTTTATCGAGTGGCTGGCAGAGAGAACCAGTGAGCGTACCGAATAG
- a CDS encoding S1 family peptidase yields the protein MSSQQSVIAVKETHKEELMDKSNVVGVGVGYKVSGGERTDTLSVTVLVREKVPASSLPPSSRVTPQLDGVPTDVVEVGTLRAFQTRTERWRPAPPGVSIGHYQITAGTFGAVVRDRATGARLILSNNHVLANMNNAQVGDAILQPGPIDGGLSSDLIAHLERFCRLEFTTSPGSCNIAGGVAGLANLIARWMGSQHRLQSMQINAQATNRVDAAVARPVEDGFITDEILEIGVVQGTRPAELLMPVRKSGRSTGLTTGQITVIDATVSVDYDGQTAQFDGQLVSGAMSAPGDSGSLLVAGDSLQAVGLLFAGSDQSTIFNPIQDVLDCLSVTI from the coding sequence ATGTCCAGCCAGCAGAGCGTGATCGCCGTTAAGGAAACGCACAAAGAAGAATTGATGGACAAATCGAATGTGGTGGGGGTCGGCGTCGGCTACAAGGTGTCGGGTGGCGAACGCACCGACACCTTGAGCGTGACCGTGCTCGTGCGCGAAAAAGTGCCCGCATCCAGCTTGCCGCCCTCGTCGCGCGTGACGCCACAACTGGACGGCGTGCCCACGGACGTGGTAGAGGTCGGCACACTGCGCGCGTTCCAGACCCGCACCGAGCGCTGGCGGCCCGCGCCGCCCGGCGTCAGCATCGGTCACTACCAGATCACGGCGGGGACGTTCGGCGCGGTCGTGCGCGACCGGGCGACCGGGGCGCGGCTGATCCTGTCCAACAATCACGTGCTGGCAAACATGAACAACGCCCAGGTCGGCGACGCGATTTTGCAGCCGGGTCCCATCGACGGCGGGCTGAGCAGCGACCTGATCGCGCATTTGGAGCGTTTCTGTCGCCTCGAGTTCACGACCTCGCCGGGCAGTTGTAACATCGCGGGGGGTGTGGCGGGGTTGGCGAACCTGATCGCGCGGTGGATGGGGTCCCAGCATCGTCTGCAGAGCATGCAGATCAACGCGCAGGCGACCAACCGCGTGGATGCCGCCGTCGCGCGCCCCGTGGAGGACGGCTTCATCACCGACGAGATCCTCGAAATCGGCGTGGTGCAGGGCACGCGCCCCGCCGAGCTGCTGATGCCCGTGCGCAAGTCCGGGCGCTCGACGGGCCTGACGACCGGGCAGATCACCGTGATCGACGCGACCGTGTCGGTCGATTACGACGGCCAGACGGCGCAGTTCGACGGCCAGCTCGTGTCTGGCGCGATGTCCGCGCCCGGCGATTCGGGTTCGCTGCTGGTGGCGGGCGATTCGTTGCAGGCGGTCGGGCTGCTGTTTGCCGGGTCGGACCAGAGCACGATTTTCAACCCCATCCAGGACGTGCTGGATTGTCTCAGCGTGACGATATAA
- a CDS encoding transposase codes for MTDKQTPTPEFKAKVVLEVLTQAKQIADSSREYGIPEPVIEQWVNVFLERAPRIFEDEHVRSEQEITDPAFVASLERSLEENRDIWEELAKH; via the coding sequence ATGACCGACAAACAGACTCCAACCCCTGAGTTCAAGGCAAAAGTGGTCCTTGAAGTGCTCACACAGGCTAAACAAATCGCTGACAGCAGTCGAGAGTACGGCATCCCTGAGCCGGTGATCGAGCAGTGGGTAAATGTCTTTCTGGAACGCGCACCGCGCATTTTCGAGGATGAGCATGTTCGGTCGGAGCAGGAGATCACCGATCCCGCGTTCGTTGCCAGCCTTGAGCGCAGTCTGGAAGAGAACCGCGATATATGGGAAGAACTGGCAAAACACTGA
- a CDS encoding LOG family protein, whose amino-acid sequence MDSSSQATDRVVAVYGSASVAPGSVDWHVAEAVGRALAEAGYALLSGGYSGVMEAASQGAYEAGGHVIGGAVGMFETRGLKPNGFCKEVVSFETLRERLFFLVQRPDAFVALRGGVGTLSEISLVWSLLQVGELSARPFVLVGPMWRRFVAAFAENAAITPTDLQWLTLVESPEEVVPALEAWWANPPAIRLRLGDAKA is encoded by the coding sequence ATGGACAGTTCTTCACAGGCAACGGACCGCGTGGTGGCGGTGTATGGCAGCGCATCCGTCGCGCCGGGCAGCGTCGATTGGCACGTCGCAGAGGCGGTGGGCCGCGCGTTGGCCGAGGCGGGCTATGCGCTGCTGTCTGGCGGCTACAGCGGCGTGATGGAAGCCGCCAGCCAGGGCGCATACGAGGCCGGAGGCCACGTAATCGGCGGCGCGGTCGGCATGTTCGAGACGCGCGGCCTGAAGCCCAACGGCTTCTGCAAGGAGGTCGTGTCGTTCGAGACGCTGCGCGAGCGGCTGTTTTTCCTGGTCCAGCGCCCGGATGCGTTCGTCGCGCTGCGCGGCGGCGTCGGCACGCTGAGCGAGATCTCGCTGGTGTGGAGCCTGCTGCAGGTCGGGGAACTTTCGGCGCGCCCGTTCGTGCTGGTCGGCCCGATGTGGCGGCGCTTCGTCGCCGCGTTCGCCGAGAACGCGGCCATCACGCCGACCGATTTGCAGTGGCTGACGCTGGTCGAGTCGCCAGAGGAAGTCGTCCCGGCGCTAGAGGCATGGTGGGCCAACCCGCCCGCGATCCGGCTGCGGCTGGGGGACGCGAAGGCGTAA